The following are encoded in a window of Candidatus Poribacteria bacterium genomic DNA:
- a CDS encoding DUF3696 domain-containing protein: MDSDLPEVDSVKQNRIVVHVQGFKSLYDQTSIEIRPLTVLAGQNSSGKSSIMQPLLLMKQTLDPDRYSQSEGDLRLSGALLNYSLPDNFLSRIPEREPADMLNIGFTHPNPSLGLCLWLRFERADAHSGKLVLTEMRFSDNAAGIRTIHPRMSADEIIELFGVLKETVDLRIEADRCFLTATAKPRDATGWHIRPYIPPIELWIEPWIRRILYVRGNRRDVGRYPILVQERDPFPGTFDEFTASVVAAWHESNDPRTGDLTKQLRSLELASDYRVQRIDGMYISIQIARMPKGEDPFYDNLYDVGIGVRAVLPVLVALLFAERGRAVYLEHPELHLHPKAQWNLAKCLADAAKRGVQVIVETHSDLLLLGIQTLVAKGELSPDLVKLHWFKREDDGRTAVDSRDLDKRGRFGDWPEDFGEVTMKAQRTYLDAQRTHRDR; the protein is encoded by the coding sequence ATGGATTCTGATCTGCCAGAAGTCGATTCCGTCAAGCAGAACCGGATCGTCGTCCACGTTCAGGGGTTCAAGTCCCTCTACGACCAGACGTCAATCGAGATACGTCCGCTCACAGTGCTTGCCGGGCAGAACAGCTCGGGCAAGTCGAGCATCATGCAGCCGTTGCTTCTCATGAAGCAGACGCTTGATCCGGATCGATATTCGCAAAGCGAGGGCGACCTGAGGTTGTCCGGGGCGCTGCTGAATTACTCGCTGCCTGACAACTTCCTTTCTCGCATCCCGGAGAGAGAGCCGGCGGATATGCTAAATATCGGATTCACACATCCGAATCCGAGTTTAGGGCTCTGCCTATGGCTTCGATTCGAACGCGCTGACGCGCATTCGGGAAAGCTCGTCCTGACCGAAATGCGATTCAGCGACAACGCTGCTGGCATAAGAACGATCCATCCGAGAATGTCCGCCGACGAGATCATCGAGCTTTTCGGAGTTTTGAAAGAAACCGTCGACCTTCGTATCGAAGCGGATCGATGCTTTTTGACCGCAACCGCAAAACCACGAGATGCGACGGGTTGGCATATACGACCTTATATTCCTCCGATCGAACTATGGATCGAACCTTGGATCCGACGCATCCTCTACGTTCGCGGAAATCGCCGCGACGTTGGACGGTATCCGATACTCGTGCAGGAACGAGATCCGTTCCCGGGTACCTTTGATGAGTTCACGGCATCGGTTGTCGCCGCCTGGCACGAGTCCAACGATCCTAGAACCGGCGATCTGACAAAACAGTTGCGATCTCTTGAGCTGGCTTCCGACTATCGCGTCCAACGAATCGATGGGATGTACATCAGCATTCAGATCGCTCGGATGCCGAAAGGCGAAGACCCTTTTTACGACAACCTTTACGACGTCGGAATCGGAGTGCGCGCCGTCTTACCCGTTCTGGTCGCGCTCTTGTTCGCGGAGCGCGGACGCGCCGTGTACCTCGAGCACCCGGAGCTCCACCTCCACCCCAAGGCTCAGTGGAACCTAGCGAAATGCCTCGCCGACGCCGCCAAGCGCGGCGTACAGGTGATCGTCGAGACGCACAGCGACCTGCTGCTGTTGGGCATCCAGACACTTGTCGCCAAGGGGGAACTGTCGCCCGATTTAGTCAAGCTGCACTGGTTCAAGCGTGAGGACGATGGGCGAACTGCGGTGGATAGCCGGGACCTCGACAAGCGAGGCAGATTCGGCGATTGGCCCGAGGACTTTGGCGAAGTGACAATGAAGGCACAGCGCACATATCTTGACGCCCAGCGAACCCATCGCGACCGATGA
- the cyoE gene encoding protoheme IX farnesyltransferase, which produces MSVASLPIVRRRASDFIELTKPRITFLVSVTALVGYWVGSGASIDWTALAHLLIGTALSASGGSALNQYIEREHDAKMRRTMSRPIPTGRILPSEALWFGTGLTVVGCAHLWVFTNALTALLALATVVSYIGLYTPSKRVTSLSTVIGAIPGALPPLGGWAAARGTLHAEAFVLFSIVFLWQVPHFLAIAWMFREDYAHGGFPVLPVLDTNGTVTGRQIALATLALVPISLAPSVMGFAGVVYFVGALVLGAAFLGVGVRLAVRRTVPEARRLLLASVAYLPLLFGLLMLDRVPYGF; this is translated from the coding sequence ATGAGCGTCGCATCGCTGCCCATCGTTCGCCGCCGCGCGTCGGATTTCATCGAACTGACGAAGCCGCGCATCACCTTCCTCGTGTCGGTGACGGCGCTCGTCGGCTACTGGGTGGGCTCGGGAGCGTCCATCGACTGGACGGCGCTTGCGCACCTGCTCATCGGAACCGCGCTCTCGGCATCCGGCGGCAGCGCGTTGAACCAGTACATCGAGCGCGAACACGACGCGAAGATGCGCCGCACGATGTCGCGCCCCATTCCGACCGGCAGGATTCTGCCGAGCGAAGCGCTGTGGTTCGGAACCGGACTCACGGTGGTCGGCTGCGCCCACCTGTGGGTGTTCACCAACGCTCTGACGGCGTTGCTCGCCCTGGCGACGGTGGTCAGCTATATCGGGCTGTACACGCCGTCGAAGCGCGTCACGTCGCTCTCGACGGTCATCGGGGCGATCCCCGGAGCTCTCCCGCCGCTGGGCGGATGGGCGGCAGCTCGCGGGACGCTCCACGCCGAAGCCTTCGTGCTCTTCTCCATCGTCTTTCTGTGGCAGGTGCCGCATTTCCTCGCCATCGCCTGGATGTTCCGCGAGGACTACGCCCATGGTGGGTTCCCGGTGTTGCCCGTGCTGGACACGAACGGTACGGTGACCGGCAGACAGATCGCTCTCGCGACCCTGGCGCTCGTGCCGATCAGCCTGGCTCCGAGCGTGATGGGGTTCGCGGGGGTCGTTTATTTCGTCGGAGCCCTTGTGTTGGGGGCGGCGTTCTTGGGGGTCGGTGTGCGGCTCGCCGTGCGACGGACGGTGCCGGAGGCGCGGCGTCTTCTGCTGGCGTCGGTGGCGTACCTGCCGCTGTTGTTCGGTCTGTTGATGCTGGATCGGGTTCCGTATGGATTCTGA
- a CDS encoding heme A synthase, producing the protein MRSTQNPKLHRFAVLVAACTLLLLIAGALVTSTGSGLAVPDWPLSYGMLFPPMVGGILYEHGHRMIAGAVAIMTAVLAVWVSLRDARRYVRILAGIAFVAVILQAVLGGLTVIFLLPTAISVSHLSLAMGFFGMVLSLAVFTSPSWEQVPQFPTNSAILHRLTLLAALAVYAQTVLGAWVRHAGAGLAIPDFPMAYRALIPSFGPESLELYNRWLIYDLDLPPTTSGQIALHFAHRVGAVVTTLIVLALIVETFRRYRHERVFVTLATALAVLLPCQIALGAATVWLRKGVLPTTAHVAVGALMFASTLVYLLQHRKRCIIVAEPAVSAATAHGSRA; encoded by the coding sequence ATGAGATCGACACAGAACCCCAAGCTCCATCGGTTCGCAGTCCTGGTCGCCGCATGCACCCTCCTGCTGCTCATCGCCGGAGCCCTGGTCACCAGCACCGGGTCCGGCTTGGCGGTTCCCGACTGGCCTCTGTCGTACGGCATGCTCTTCCCGCCGATGGTCGGAGGCATCCTCTACGAGCACGGACATCGCATGATCGCTGGAGCCGTCGCGATCATGACAGCGGTCCTCGCGGTCTGGGTGTCCCTCCGCGACGCGCGGCGCTACGTCCGCATTCTCGCGGGGATCGCGTTCGTCGCCGTGATTCTGCAAGCCGTCCTGGGAGGGCTGACCGTCATCTTCCTGCTTCCGACGGCGATCTCGGTCAGTCATCTATCGCTGGCGATGGGCTTCTTCGGCATGGTTCTGTCGCTTGCCGTGTTCACGTCGCCGTCGTGGGAGCAGGTGCCCCAGTTCCCCACCAACTCGGCTATCCTGCATCGCCTGACGCTCCTCGCGGCGCTCGCGGTCTATGCGCAGACCGTGTTGGGCGCGTGGGTGCGGCACGCCGGCGCAGGACTGGCGATCCCGGACTTCCCGATGGCATACCGGGCGCTCATCCCGTCCTTCGGACCCGAATCCCTCGAGCTCTACAACCGTTGGCTCATCTACGACCTGGACCTGCCCCCGACCACGAGCGGGCAGATCGCCCTCCACTTCGCGCACCGCGTCGGCGCTGTCGTGACGACGCTCATCGTCCTCGCCCTCATCGTCGAGACGTTCCGTCGGTATCGCCACGAGCGCGTGTTCGTCACCCTCGCGACAGCCCTCGCCGTGCTGCTGCCGTGCCAGATCGCGCTCGGCGCGGCGACCGTATGGCTGCGCAAGGGCGTCCTTCCGACCACGGCTCACGTCGCCGTCGGAGCCCTGATGTTCGCCTCGACGCTGGTCTACCTGCTGCAACACAGGAAGCGCTGCATTATCGTCGCAGAACCTGCGGTTTCTGCGGCGACGGCGCATGGATCGCGCGCATGA
- a CDS encoding cytochrome c oxidase subunit I, which produces MHATPVVGHDMAHDEQHVHEQELGFLRKYVFSTDHKVIGRQFLFTTLFFFIIGGWLAMMVRWQLAWPGAPMPLGKLLPKAMAPGGIMLPEFYNSLFTMHASVMIFFVIIPLLVGAFGNFIVPLHIGARDMAFPRLNMYSYWLFWPAAVIALAGFAVEGGAMGGGWTAYPPLSVVTEGLGINCWLIAVLLVGFSSLAGAVNYITTIVNMRAPGMSFFRMPLTVWALFITSLLTALATPVLTAAVGMVLLDRTVGTSFFLPQGLVVGETMFHGQGGNPLLFQHLFWFYSHPAVYIMILPGMGVVSDVLSTFSRKPIFGYRAMVYSLSAIAGLGFVVWGHHMFQSGMNPILGTTFMVSTTFIALPSAIKTFNWLGTLWGGTIRFTTAMCFALSFVSMFVIGGLSGIFMASSAVDIYIHDTYFIVAHIHYVLFAGSAMAIFAGIYYWYPKMFGRTMNELWGKIHFWLTFVSLNGVFFPMHVLGMGGMMRRIYDPTQYAHLQHLQPINVFITISAFVLGVAQIPFMINFLGSLRWGKVAGDNPWQANTLEWQTTSPPIPENFETIPVVHHGPYEYSSPLTDEDYLPQTQDVGVASESAHGH; this is translated from the coding sequence ATGCACGCGACTCCCGTGGTCGGACACGACATGGCTCACGATGAGCAGCATGTCCACGAGCAGGAGCTCGGGTTCCTGCGCAAGTACGTCTTCTCCACCGACCACAAGGTCATCGGGCGGCAATTCCTTTTCACGACGCTGTTCTTCTTCATCATCGGCGGGTGGCTCGCCATGATGGTCCGCTGGCAGCTCGCTTGGCCCGGAGCTCCGATGCCGCTGGGCAAGCTGCTGCCCAAGGCGATGGCTCCGGGCGGCATCATGCTGCCGGAGTTCTACAACTCGCTCTTCACGATGCATGCGTCGGTGATGATCTTCTTCGTCATCATCCCCCTGCTGGTCGGGGCGTTCGGGAACTTCATCGTCCCGCTCCACATCGGGGCGCGCGACATGGCGTTCCCCCGTCTGAACATGTACTCCTACTGGCTCTTCTGGCCCGCCGCCGTCATCGCTCTGGCAGGGTTCGCCGTCGAGGGCGGCGCGATGGGAGGCGGCTGGACGGCGTACCCGCCGCTAAGCGTCGTCACCGAAGGGCTGGGCATCAACTGCTGGTTGATCGCCGTGCTGCTGGTCGGGTTCTCATCGCTGGCGGGCGCGGTCAACTACATCACGACAATCGTGAACATGCGCGCTCCCGGCATGTCGTTCTTCCGCATGCCGCTCACGGTCTGGGCGCTGTTCATCACGTCGCTGCTGACGGCTCTGGCGACGCCCGTGCTGACCGCCGCTGTGGGTATGGTCCTGCTCGACCGCACGGTGGGCACGAGCTTCTTCCTGCCGCAGGGGTTGGTCGTGGGCGAGACGATGTTCCACGGTCAGGGCGGGAACCCGCTCCTGTTCCAACATCTGTTCTGGTTCTACTCCCATCCGGCGGTCTACATCATGATTCTGCCGGGGATGGGGGTCGTGTCGGATGTTCTCTCGACGTTCTCACGGAAGCCCATCTTCGGGTATCGGGCGATGGTGTACTCCCTGTCGGCGATCGCCGGACTCGGCTTCGTCGTGTGGGGTCACCACATGTTCCAGAGCGGGATGAACCCGATTCTGGGGACGACGTTCATGGTCTCGACGACGTTCATCGCGTTGCCGTCGGCGATCAAGACGTTTAACTGGCTGGGAACCCTCTGGGGCGGCACGATCCGCTTCACGACGGCGATGTGCTTCGCGCTCTCGTTCGTCTCCATGTTCGTCATCGGCGGACTGAGCGGCATCTTCATGGCGTCGTCGGCGGTTGACATCTACATCCACGACACGTACTTCATCGTCGCGCACATTCACTACGTCCTCTTCGCCGGCAGCGCGATGGCGATCTTCGCGGGCATCTACTACTGGTACCCGAAGATGTTCGGCAGGACGATGAACGAGCTGTGGGGCAAGATCCACTTCTGGCTGACGTTCGTCTCGCTGAACGGCGTGTTCTTCCCCATGCACGTCCTGGGCATGGGCGGGATGATGCGGCGCATCTACGACCCGACGCAGTACGCGCATCTGCAGCACCTCCAGCCGATCAACGTGTTCATCACGATCTCGGCGTTCGTCTTGGGCGTCGCGCAGATCCCCTTCATGATCAACTTCCTGGGTTCCCTTCGCTGGGGCAAGGTCGCGGGCGACAATCCGTGGCAGGCGAACACGTTGGAGTGGCAGACGACCTCTCCGCCCATCCCGGAGAACTTCGAGACGATTCCGGTCGTGCACCACGGACCGTACGAGTACAGCAGTCCTCTCACCGACGAGGACTACCTGCCGCAGACCCAGGATGTCGGCGTCGCGTCGGAAAGCGCCCACGGTCACTAG
- the coxB gene encoding cytochrome c oxidase subunit II — protein sequence MTIGTLVSSVRRRMGPVLSRRTRSRWAAISVASLVNVLLLRAVTAQEAYAHHGKWGMPENVSVQGAQIDGLFWFVFALTGVVFIGVELALVIALVRYRARPGARATYSHGNNKLEIIWTAVPALFLAALVLMTQRVWAQIRPADQFTGTVPSRAIEIEIVAQQFAWNIRYAGADGVFGKRNPALVDAMNPIGLDYDDPASADDILTINQLHFPVGQPIRVRLTSRDVIHSFFLPEFRVKQDALPGLLVNVAFQAQKAGSYEIACAELCGLGHYRMKGYVTVHESESSFQQWLSEQAAELQATQTDESAAPAAPEAAAPAADAEAH from the coding sequence GTGACGATCGGTACCCTTGTCTCTAGCGTTCGCCGCCGGATGGGTCCCGTGCTGTCACGCCGGACTCGCTCCCGTTGGGCGGCTATCTCCGTCGCCTCTCTCGTCAACGTCCTCTTGCTCCGCGCCGTCACCGCGCAGGAAGCCTATGCCCACCACGGCAAGTGGGGCATGCCGGAGAACGTCTCCGTCCAGGGCGCGCAAATCGATGGGCTCTTCTGGTTCGTGTTTGCGCTGACGGGCGTCGTTTTCATCGGCGTCGAGCTCGCGCTCGTCATCGCTCTGGTCCGGTATCGGGCTCGACCCGGCGCTCGCGCGACCTACTCTCACGGCAACAACAAACTCGAGATCATCTGGACCGCTGTTCCGGCGCTGTTCTTGGCGGCGCTGGTTCTCATGACGCAGCGCGTCTGGGCACAGATCAGGCCGGCCGACCAGTTCACGGGAACCGTGCCAAGCCGCGCCATCGAGATCGAGATCGTCGCCCAACAGTTCGCGTGGAACATCCGCTACGCCGGAGCCGACGGCGTGTTCGGGAAACGGAACCCGGCGTTGGTCGATGCCATGAATCCCATCGGTTTGGATTACGACGACCCAGCGTCCGCAGACGATATCCTGACGATCAACCAACTGCACTTCCCAGTGGGTCAGCCCATCCGTGTCCGGCTCACGTCACGCGACGTCATCCACTCATTCTTCCTGCCCGAGTTCCGCGTCAAACAGGATGCCCTTCCGGGGTTGCTGGTCAACGTCGCGTTCCAAGCGCAGAAGGCAGGCAGCTATGAGATCGCCTGCGCCGAGCTATGCGGACTGGGCCACTACCGCATGAAGGGCTATGTCACGGTCCACGAGTCCGAAAGCTCATTTCAGCAATGGCTGAGCGAGCAGGCGGCGGAGCTCCAGGCGACCCAAACCGACGAGTCGGCGGCTCCCGCAGCCCCCGAAGCCGCAGCCCCCGCCGCTGACGCCGAAGCCCACTGA